AGTGGAAGAAGAGGTGAGGCTTGTGGAAAAAGAGCCCCAGAGAAAAAAAGATGTCATGTTTGAGCGCATGTTAGAACAGAAGGAAGAAGTGAGGACCGTTAGAAAAATAGTGTTTTGGATTGTAGCAGTTGTATTAGTTGTTGGGATAGTTGGAGGCTTTTCGGCCTATACATACATAAAAAGTGCGTTAGAGCCTGTTGATCCGGACTCGGAAAAAGTAGTAGAAGTGGAAATTCCGATCGGTTCAGGTTTGGATTTAATTTCAGAAAAGCTAGAAGAGTCAGGTATTATTAAGAATGCACGGATCTTCAAATACTATGCAAAAGTAAATAATGAAGCAGACTTTCAGGCTGGAACGTATGGTTTAACACAGGCTATGACGCCAGATGAATTGATTAAGAGCCTAAAAACAGGCGTCGTCTATCGCACGCCGGAATTTACATTAACCATTCCCGAAGGTTTAACAATTGATCAAATTGCAGAAAGAACAAGCGAAAAGACGACGATTACGAAAGAACAGTTTATGGAGTATGTGACGAATGAACAAGTCATTCAAGAATATATAGCCAAGTATCCAGAAGTTATAACAGAAGAAATTCTTAATGAGAATATACGCTATGCACTAGAAGGCTATTTATTCCCTGCTACGTATCCATTTTATGAGGAAAAGCCTACAGTTAAGGAAGTAGTCGATACGATGGTGGATGCCACTGTGCAAAACGTCATGCCATATAAGGCGTATTGGGCGGAAGAAGGCAAGGACCGTTCTGTTCATAAAATGCTAACTTTTGCTTCACTGTTAGAAAAAGAAGCAACTGGCAAAACGGATCGCGAAACGATTGCGAGCGTCTTCAATAACCGTATTGAACAAGGCATGCCATTGCAAACCGACCCAACCGTTTTATATGCACTAGGGGAACATAAAGCCCGCGTCATGAATGAGGATCTGAAAGTGGATCATGTCTATAATACGTACAAAAATAAAGGATTACCGCCAGGTCCGATTGCGAATGCTGGTACTGCTTCTCTTCAAGCTACAGTAGAACCATCGAAAACTGGATACTTGTTCTTCTTGGCAGATAAAGATGGCGTCAATCACTTTGCTGAGACTTATGAAAAACATCTAAAGAACAAAGCAGAATATATTGATAGCCAGCATAAATAATAGGTCGTAAAGGGGGAAGTGAATATGACGGACTACCATACGTATATTCGTCGCTTTGTAGAAGAAAAAGAGCCCCTCATCGTAGAGATGGAGCACTACGCTGCAGAGCATCGTGTGCCCATCATGGACGATACAGGTTTATATACGTTGATCGGCCTGCTGCAAATTCAACAGCCGAAACGCATTCTTGAAATCGGAAGCGCAATTGGCTATTCAGCTGTTCGATTAGCGCAAGCCTTTCCTGACGCTGTCATTTATACAGTCGAGCGTGATGTAGAACGGTATGAGAAAGCGGTCGAATATATTGAACGTAGTGGACTACAAAAGCGTATTACCATCATTCGTGATGATGCACTCGAGTTAGATGAAAACAAGTTACCAGAAGAACCATTTGATACGTTGTTCATCGATGCGGCAAAAGGTCAATATCGAAAGTTCTTCGATAAATATAGCCCGCTCATCGGTCGTTCAGGTGTAATTTATTGTGATAATATGTTTATGCATGGTATGGTGCTGTTGGAAGATGCAGATATACCAAAACGCAACCGGACGATGATCCGAAACTTGCAACAATTCACGAGCTGGGCGATGCAGAACGATGACTATGAAACGTCTTTAGTACCAATAGGTGATGGAATATTAATAGCTGTGAAAAAGTAACAAACAGTTACAAACAGTAGGCTACAAAGGGGAATTGCTGTGAAGAAAAAACCTGTTGTGATTGGTATTACCGGTGGTTCAGGCTCCGGTAAGACAAGTGTCACAAAAAAGATACATGAAGTATTCCAAGGTCATTCGGTCGTTGTAATTGAGCAAGACGACTATTATAAAGACCAATCACATCTAGCGTTTGAAGAAAGATTGAAAACGAATTACGATCATCCATTGGCATTCGATACCGACCTACTGATTCAACATATTCATCAGCTGATCAATAGACAGGCGATCGAAAAGCCGACGTATGATTATACTTTGCATACGCGTTCGGATGAAAAAGTACTGGTCGAGTCACAAGATGTCATCATTCTTGAAGGAATCTTAGTGCTAGAAGATGAACGCTTGCGGGATCTTATGGATATTAAGCTGTTTGTTGATACGGATTCTGATATACGCATTATTCGTCGGATTTTACGAGACATTCATGATCGTGGACGTACAGTGGATTCTGTCGTAGAGCAATACGTAACCGTTGTGCGTCCGATGCATAATCAGTTCATTGAACCGACAAAAAAGTATGCTAATATAATCATTCCCGAAGGCGGAGAGAACGAGGTCGCTATCGATTTGATGGTAACGAAGATCAAAACAATTCTTGCTTCTGTTGACGAAGTATAATATGATGATGACATAATTTTAAATTAATTCAGCATCCGGCAGTGATTGTATAAGTAAACTAGGGTGCGCGCAAGACAAGCAAGGGCTTTTTTCGTTCAAATCAAAGTTAGGAACGAAATAAAGTATAGTTAAAACTAAAATAGTTCCGCTATGTCACATAATTGAAGTTTGTGTGACATAGTATTTTTTATGAACAGACATATGAGGAGTGTTAGTACATGGTTTCAGAAAAGAAATTCCCAATG
This window of the Sporosarcina ureae genome carries:
- the mltG gene encoding endolytic transglycosylase MltG, coding for MFERMLEQKEEVRTVRKIVFWIVAVVLVVGIVGGFSAYTYIKSALEPVDPDSEKVVEVEIPIGSGLDLISEKLEESGIIKNARIFKYYAKVNNEADFQAGTYGLTQAMTPDELIKSLKTGVVYRTPEFTLTIPEGLTIDQIAERTSEKTTITKEQFMEYVTNEQVIQEYIAKYPEVITEEILNENIRYALEGYLFPATYPFYEEKPTVKEVVDTMVDATVQNVMPYKAYWAEEGKDRSVHKMLTFASLLEKEATGKTDRETIASVFNNRIEQGMPLQTDPTVLYALGEHKARVMNEDLKVDHVYNTYKNKGLPPGPIANAGTASLQATVEPSKTGYLFFLADKDGVNHFAETYEKHLKNKAEYIDSQHK
- a CDS encoding O-methyltransferase, with product MTDYHTYIRRFVEEKEPLIVEMEHYAAEHRVPIMDDTGLYTLIGLLQIQQPKRILEIGSAIGYSAVRLAQAFPDAVIYTVERDVERYEKAVEYIERSGLQKRITIIRDDALELDENKLPEEPFDTLFIDAAKGQYRKFFDKYSPLIGRSGVIYCDNMFMHGMVLLEDADIPKRNRTMIRNLQQFTSWAMQNDDYETSLVPIGDGILIAVKK
- the udk gene encoding uridine kinase, with translation MKKKPVVIGITGGSGSGKTSVTKKIHEVFQGHSVVVIEQDDYYKDQSHLAFEERLKTNYDHPLAFDTDLLIQHIHQLINRQAIEKPTYDYTLHTRSDEKVLVESQDVIILEGILVLEDERLRDLMDIKLFVDTDSDIRIIRRILRDIHDRGRTVDSVVEQYVTVVRPMHNQFIEPTKKYANIIIPEGGENEVAIDLMVTKIKTILASVDEV